The sequence TTTGGCTTCAGAGTCCCAGCACTTAACAGCTTgtgttgttctctctctctctctctcctttctaagactttttttttttttttaatgtggactattttcaaagtctttattgaatttgttacaatattgcttctgttttatgtttcggtttttttttttttttggtcctgaggcatgtgggatcttacctcctcgaccagggatcaaacccccaccccctacatctgaaggcaaagtcttaaccactggaccaccaggaagtccctatgttacactcttttaaaaactttactcAGTTTCTACAAATGTATCCAGTTTCCACTAGCCTTCCTATCTTGATCCTCACTGCTGCATTTTTCATTCTATCACTGTTGtggttaaattttcttctttgaataaaAGACAAATGCTACTACATTAATTGGTGAATCTTTTGGAAATGCTCAATAGAAAAAGTTCCTCCCTCAGTGTGTCTCCAAAGATACCAAGCTCATTTCCCAAGAATTCTGCAAGGTCTTGTTAAAAATCTAGAAAGTTTATTTCCTTGGATATGTTCctgtgtctcctagtttatagtctatgggaacttgaatagaatttgtccTGCTGTGGTGtgaaatcttaattatgttgaactggttcatagtgcttttaaGGTCTATGGTATCCTTCTACTTTCCTGTCCATTCATTCTACTAATATTTGAGAGTTTGCTATTGaaattccaactaaaaatcttaatttatctacttaaaaaataattgtgatgTATAACAGAACTATATGTaagtttgttctgtattttctgtcTCCTGTAAATGCATTATCATACTTGAAGAAAAAAACCTAGAGATTTTTAACTACTTGTGGCATATACAAACTACTCAGATTTCATCTGGATCAAGGCCTAAGATGTTATGAAAATTGTCAGTCAAGATGACTATACCCAAAGAATTCTTGTGAATTAGCTTTGATGACAACTGTTCTACTTTCCGGTACCCTATTGCAGCAGTTCTGGCATGTTAGCTACAGGCAGAAAGAAGGTTCTGATGTTCTCAGGAATGTCGAAATGGGGGCTCCACACTCACTGCACCATAATTTCATAGTTTCTGccatgcacatttttaaaaatctcttaccCTCTAGAATTCCTAGCTCAGGAATTTCCTAACTCTTTTTCTCTcagcaaatttttctttttgataggaTCCTGGCTAGTTTGTAATCCAgaaatttttattgtatattagTTATTTTAGGCCATTGGATCAGTAATTCGGCATCTTTCATTTTCTGTtcctctgttttgctttttatttggaCCTATGGCACTTATCTCATTCCTTCACCCCCATCCCTCTATTAGGAAGAGCTTTTCCTGACATTTATTCCTTTTCCAGCCTGTTTCACCATAACTTATTAAACTCTCCCCACCGCTCACACTCCCCACCCCTcaacccccaacccccatcccTTCTTGCCCTTTCTGGTTCCAGAGTCATTTGTCTTTTCAGTAGCCGTACATGATAGGTTTTTTCACAAGAATTATAATATACTGTATTGCACTTGAATTCTGGTGCTGAGAGACTGCTCCTGTCATTACATAGTGCAGCCTGCAGAGTTTCATTATACTCAGGTAGAGAAACAAGTGCCAGTGTTACCTACTCTTGCCCATAAACATtagggctgatttttttttttaggagaaagAAAGccagatttccttcttttctgaaaGCCACAGTTAAATTTCATGTGGCTTTTCGTTTTCCACTTTGGGTACATTCTTCATCTCTCAACAAATGTGCTTCAGACAAACTTGCCAAAGGACACACAGCTAAGAAGATGCAGAGCCAAGACTGAACTTGAGAAAGTTAATGACTGAAAGAAAAATGCTCTTTTTCAGCACTTCCCTGATTTCGAATCAACTAAAGTGTAATGTCTCTGTGAAATCTGTTGTGACCACATTACTACAGTTAAAGGCAAAAAGTAATGGTAGTGTAATAAATGAGATGGATACAGATCTATTCAGAAAGAGGGAATGTGTTGATATGGGACCTTTTGGAATATAATACTTTAAGTTCCATGAAAAAAAAGCCTAAATAGAGTTCACTTTACTCAATATGTTTGAAGTTCTAAGTAAATATGTAAACTGATTATGTTATAAATGTGTTAGGGGAGTTTCTCATTTAGGCAATCTTACAGTGAATATTTAAGAGCAAATCATTCCTTATTTCGATTTTCAGTTTTGCCTCTGGCATACCAGGTATCATTTAAGAAGGCTATGCCTGTGAGGTTGCATGATCATTAACTAGTTTGTAATTTCTCCAACATGTATTTGAATACTGTGGTGCTTCATTGTTTCCCAAATGTTAGTATTTGCATACACTTTCACAATCTTCATTACATTGCTGCTATACAGCACCTGTATTGCTGTTTACTTACTTTTTTTCTGTGAATTGGTTCACATTTTTAACTCAagtagattaatttttaaaagagacttTGTCTCACTACTGTAAATGTGAAATCAGCATAATTcacaataaatagaaattaatagTAAAATATTATTAGATTGTAGCTAGATACTATTCCTGTTGAAGGCTTCCATCTGAGGAGGATTAGAAAGCATTTTAATAGTGTGAAAGACACGTTCTCACCAGACTAGAGATATAACCTTGTAATCATAAGGATTGACAGAGAATTGAAAGGAAATAACTTTCTCACAAGGCAAGTCAATGTTATTTCAGGCTGTTTCTGTGTACTGTCAAAAATCCTCTTACTACCCACAAAATACTGTAACCCCATCAAGTTTTCAGAATGAACTCAAAAACTATTCATGAAAGCAGGAAAATCTCTGATCTCTGAGAAAGTCGATATCTGCTCTCTTTTGATCTGGCCAAATTCATAAACTTGGTTCTGTTTCCAGGCTAAAGAGGAAATGATGGACAATAGAAGCTACTCTAACATGCCAGACAAACTGCCTGTCTTCAGTGATTCCTCCCACTTTCCACTGACCAGGTCCTTCTATCTGGACCCCATGGTCACGTTCCACCTCTACCCAGAAGGCCCAGTGCCATCCCCTTACTCGGAAAACTTGCCATTGCTGCCTTTTTCCAGTGACTCCCTGATTATGGAAAATTATGGTGAACCCTGTGCCTTCTCCTTCCCAATGCCTTATCCAAATTACAGAAGGTGTGACTATGCCTACGGGCCAGCCTTTATCCGGAAAAGGAATGAGCGGGAAAGGCAGCGGGTGAAATGTGTCAATGAAGGCTATGCCCAGCTCCGACATCATCTGCCAGAGGAATACTTAGAGAAACGCCTCAGCAAAGTGGAAACCCTCAGAGCTGCCATCAAGTACATTAATTACCTCCAGTCCCTGCTGTACCCTGATGAGGCTGAGACCAAGAATAATCCCAGGAAAGGTTCCTCCATAATGGCAACCACCACCCGCCACTCGGACTCCATTTTTAGAATCATTTGATTCCATGTTTCCAAATAGAAACACTTTCACAAAATGTGGTCCCCTACATTATTCAGTAGTTTCCTTAATGTCATTTTTGTGTGGGCAGATAATAGTTTAAATGCTAACAGATGCTGGATATGTTTTACTTGGATTTCAGATGTACTAAACATTATCTTATGTAGACTGAGAAAATGCTTCTTAAGCTTTGGTGATTTCTTTCAAGAACATTAGGGAATCAGGAGTCCTAAAAATTCTCTATGCCTCTCAACTTGCCCTTCTCCCACACTTGGCCAGAGTCTCAGGTGTGAGAAACTCACAAAAGTAATGTAAAGGATGATTAATGCCTAGTCAATGCCTCTACTGCACTTTGCAGATGTTTAATGCTAAGCAGCACAATGAACCTTTCTTGATTTGTCAAAATTTGGTGAGTTTTATTACTTGGAGTTAGCAAGAAATTTACACCTTACCCATAACATGATGGGGAAGTATTTTGGGGCTAAAGCAAAAGTAATTAACAAAACCTTGTtgtcatttgaaattatttcagaatCATCTTTGTCCTGCATGCAGCAGACATCCTCTGGTAGCTTAGTGTAGGGCCTAAGCGGGCAGGCTC comes from Dama dama isolate Ldn47 chromosome 1, ASM3311817v1, whole genome shotgun sequence and encodes:
- the ASCL3 gene encoding achaete-scute homolog 3, encoding MMDNRSYSNMPDKLPVFSDSSHFPLTRSFYLDPMVTFHLYPEGPVPSPYSENLPLLPFSSDSLIMENYGEPCAFSFPMPYPNYRRCDYAYGPAFIRKRNERERQRVKCVNEGYAQLRHHLPEEYLEKRLSKVETLRAAIKYINYLQSLLYPDEAETKNNPRKGSSIMATTTRHSDSIFRII